One Notamacropus eugenii isolate mMacEug1 chromosome Y unlocalized genomic scaffold, mMacEug1.pri_v2 SUPER_Y_unloc_1, whole genome shotgun sequence DNA window includes the following coding sequences:
- the LOC140516959 gene encoding fibrous sheath-interacting protein 2-like isoform X2 has protein sequence MEFYLGACKKAADAAATKTAASHLAGDSQPCGQVPHKMQFQGVGAAQLLDLPLGVKLPLIPGSNTLFYTTNLNEKLFQPSYGFNLNDPYGRLLETGYKSLHDPHLSAYYKRKDILKKLRKGGHITSNNKIICTLREFNKYRQYLTSLKLDFERNYIREQKMLEKRVTRLQEHNEIPDSRDATQFREWLLQEGTWSIQDQERLIRHRYLDMISRELEKLERSAEERHLIRINEEEKRQREQTRRKLSLRRKIEEEWKTKEMLLLTRIGEEVKREARVEEQRRKNREESDRKKQALLEKKMVYHLQKMQGNGFKKEETEKIPSGYKAEGTLFESDEIRRQDTSPKKKKKKNENTKTSEQKTSRGFKKLATVSVQPSHKSTKSGNKKSATSVNSQADINEDDVTDVRPDGDVTKKLSGIETGGQNSPTKNIKPSPSVAPDPPKEDICNYNITFAPELNRPPKVQQRELPANLYERPMNRRAGCPFDLGQPSQRAFVSHVLSNT, from the exons ATGGAGTTCTACCTGGGCGCCTGCAAGAAGGCTGCGGATGCCGCCGCCACCAAGACTGCCGCCAGCCACCTGGCGGGGGACAGCCAGCCGTGCGGCCAG GTCCCCCACAAAATGCAGTTTCAAGGAGTAGGAGCTGCTCAATTGCTGGATCTGCCTCTTGGCGTCAAGCTGCCTCTGATCCCAGGAAGTAATACTTTATTCTACACcacaaatttaaatgaaaag CTTTTTCAGCCCTCTTATGGTTTTAACCTAAATGATCCTTATGGTCGGCTACTAGAAACTGGATACAAAAGCCTACATGACCctcatttaagtgcctactacaagCGTAAAGATATcttgaagaaattaaggaaaggaGGTCACATCACCAGCAATAACAAA atCATATGCACTTTGAGAGAGTTCAATAAATACCGACAGTATCTAACAAGCCTCAAATTAGACTTTGAAAGAAACTATATAAGAGAACAA aaaatgctTGAAAAACGAGTCACCAGACTCCAGGAACACAATGAAATCCCAGACAGCAGAGATGCCACACAGTTCAGAGAATGGCTCTTACAAGAAGGCACATGGTCTATTCAGGACCAAGAGCGCTTAATAAGGCACAG GTATTTAGATATGATCAGCAGGGAACTGGAGAAGCTTGAGCGCTCTGCTGAGGAACGGCATCTCATCCGgataaatgaggaagagaaaagacagagggaGCAGACGAGGAGAAAACTAAGTCTTCGGAGGAAGATTGAAGAG GAATGGAAAACAAAGGAGATGTTACTTTTGACCAGAATTGGAGAAGAAGTTAAAAGAGAAGCTCGGGTTGAGGAACAACGAAGGAAAAATCGAGAGGAGAGTGACAGGAAG aAACAAGCACTTCTTGAGAAAAAAATGGTGTATCACTTGCAGAAAATGCAAGGGAATggctttaaaaaagaagaaacagagaaaataccaTCGGGATATAAAGCAGAAGGGACATTGTTTGAAAGTGATGAGATTAGAAGACAAG ATACTtcaccaaagaagaaaaagaaaaagaatgaaaacaccaAAACATCTGAACAGAAAACGTCTCGAGGATTTAAAA AGCTAGCAACAGTCTCTGTTCAACCTTCTCATAAAAGTACAAAGAGTGGGAACAAGAAGTCAGCCACATCCGTGAATTCACAGGCTGACATTAATGAGGATGATGTTACTGACGTCAGG CCTGATGGAGATGTGACTAAAAAGCTGAGTGGAATAGAAACTGGAG GTCAAAATTCACCCACTAAGAATATCAAACCTTCACCATCTGTAGCACCAGATCCTCCAAAAGAAGACATTTGTAATTATAATATTACTTTTGCCCCAGAACTCAACAGACCACCCAAG